The Plasmodium knowlesi strain H genome assembly, chromosome: 14 genome has a segment encoding these proteins:
- a CDS encoding septum formation MAF-like protein: protein MKQHSHIIGLGDIFTDAKKCWVLLASKSPRRIELMKLMGVSNLYICESGFEENLDKKQFASAEHYVKENALQKGLNVVKHVWFGEQANTHMEQNPKEAEKENTQQGSNNGHLSNGQPDNKEHCTDATKKYELRNLYSTYDPMPNVIISCDTIVTLNDEIIEKPLNREHALEILKKLSSNVHCVYTAVCIFLYKTKVPITFIEKTDVYFDHLLEGDILAYLNSSEPYDKAGAYSIQGVGCQFIKKINGCYYNVMGLPINKLSKTLTQLYVEGKISA, encoded by the coding sequence atgaaacaacATTCGCACATCATCGGCCTAGGCGACATTTTCAcagatgcaaaaaaatgttggGTTCTTTTGGCTAGCAAATCCCCAAGGAGAATAGAGTTAATGAAATTAATGGGGGTATCAAATTTATACATTTGCGAATCAGGATTTGAGGAAAATTTAGATAAAAAACAGTTTGCTTCTGCTGAGCATTATGTTAAAGAAAATGCGTTACAGAAGGGGCTAAATGTAGTAAAGCATGTCTGGTTTGGGGAGCAAGCAAATACTCACATGGAACAGAATCCTAAGGAAGCGGAGAAAGAAAACACACAACAAGGGAGTAATAATGGGCATTTGTCAAATGGCCAACCTGATAACAAAGAGCATTGTACAGATGCAacaaaaaagtatgaacTCAGAAATTTGTATAGTACCTATGACCCCATGCCAAATGTTATAATCTCATGCGACACAATCGTTACGCTGAATGACGAAATAATAGAAAAACCTCTGAACAGGGAGCATGCCcttgaaattttaaaaaaattatcatctaATGTTCATTGCGTTTATACAGCTGtctgtatatttttatacaaaACAAAAGTGCCCATCACATTTATCGAAAAAACAGACGTATATTTTGACCACTTGTTGGAGGGAGATATTCTGGCATATTTAAATTCCAGTGAACCGTATGATAAGGCTGGCGCTTACTCTATCCAAGGAGTCGGTTGccaatttataaaaaaaattaatggttgCTATTACAACGTTATGGGGTTACCAATTAATAAACTCTCCAAAACGTTGACGCAGTTATatgtggagggaaaaatatcaGCATGA